The DNA region ttagcatggaaatgacatcaacaccaatccaccttagccgaatatcatctccatgacatagcaaagatttgaaccatgggctagttagaactcaagctaacaactaaaaacatgtatgagtctcatggcacaacatcaaacataccttatcctagacacaagtatggccgaacctcctcctaatcctctttccaaaccaaacatgaagcaagagctccttccttcttccttagaactttcggccaaaagaaaggaaaaaggatggacactttttttttctttgttttcatcatattccctttcattattttattaccatgctccttattttatttttcctaacatacatcactaacataacatgtttgtgacatgtttccacccatagcatggccggccactatgctttaatttggctaatttgacatgcaaggacaagcactttcccacatatattaataggcctctttaacacttgcctagcatatttctaaattgtctcacataagtccctactaataaatttcacatacactgaccaaattaaagtatggaactatcacacaagcatttacgcacatcataaacacagaatataacctttaatttttttataagactcggtttcgtggtcccgaaaccactttccgactagggtcaatttagggatGTCACATTTCCACCTTTAGAATATTTGCACTTTTGatcctttaattttttaaatttacaatttagcccctcaACTTTTGCTTAATTCCATTTTGACAATCACTTTtcacttctttacaatttagtaaatacctcaaatttatttttctcaataCATGAGTCCTTTCAATTGCTTTTGCTATCCAACTACCTTCTCTACTAACAttaataatttctattttatttccttCGAAAATTCTAACGTATGTCATCTTGTATTAGCACTATTCTCGACTCAAGGTGTTAGGGATATTACACCTATCTTCATTTAGTGATGGCAAAAAAATACAAAAGcgatatgttttaattttatagggtctagttttttttttgaatcaggTTTGAGGTAGGTCGagtcaaattaatttttataaatggtCGAATTGAATAAGGTTCAAATTTAGGGTGAAAATGCCCCATTTTCTCCCAAAATATTTGCAAAATTTCCcttctaaatttataatattacttTGGTTAAATTTTCTCACCAACATCATTTTACCACCATTATATTACTTCTATCTGTCACCTAAGTAAGTTTCTTTCCCctctcattcttttcttttaatttcttttcttttcttttatgtgtTGTAAACCACAATATATATTAGGACACacttattcaaatatttttgtattttaccatcttaatcttaatatttattataaatcaCAAAAGCTCCAAACCAAAAAACAGAACAAATCCAATAGTAAGTGTCAAAacctttcatttcatttttttaaaaaaaataattaatcacaaTTTCACAACATGGGTTCATTTTGGATTGGGCAGACTATTAATTTTTAGGTTCAAATTTAAGAtaggttaaattttttaaaagtcaatATTGGGATCGAGGTATAACAGTAGAGCATCGAGTCAGAATTTAGATAGACAAAAATTGAGTGGCCCATTTCATTGCCATCACTACCTTTACGGTACCTCATTTTATCATATTGTGTTTCTTTCTAGGGTAAActacaactaaattcattaaactaataataagtttacattttagtcatttaattttaaaaagttacaaaaatgttCATTGAattattaaccttttttttagTCACtactatttttttaacaaaaaagttCAACTAGTAAGCTCAAAGCGACAATTCGACAATGGATATGGTAGATTAGTATTCATTGACGAGTAAAAGAATGTTTTAAGTCAATCTGACAATCAATGTTGGAAATCAGATAACAAGAATGTTTTAAGTCAATCTGACAATCAATGTTGGAAATCAGATAACAAATTTTGTTTAGATTTTGATTCGTAAATTCGAGAagtttaaagttgtttcataCAACAAAATTGAACTATAGAAGATAAAAGAAATGATAGATTTATACGAATAGAGAAAACTGCACaacaataatttaataactaatgatttaaataaaaaatttcaaataattaaataactattttatcactttttaaaatttaataataataaaaattaaatttattaagagtTCAATCACCTTCAATGTAATTTATCCTTCTTTCTAAATAGTGAAGACAGGGTCGACTTCTGTTTCTTTTGAGTTGTTTTACTCTTTCCTGATAAACTATTTTAGTTTAGGCGACTGACACAGCCCCTCAAACCATACATCCCTCGCTGGCATGGACCAGTTTCATTGTCAGCCTATCAGCCATCAGGTGACCAACTTTCCACACACTCTTctactttactttttttattgAATAAACTTATTATAAACTAGTACTTGATAGAATAAACAAAGAAGaaagtaacttttttttttttgggggggggggtggggAAGTGTTAGAGAGATAAGAAAGAGCACATTTTCTATCTTATTTTCGTAACCCAGAAAAACAAAAACCCCATGAAGGGGCACTAGGCAAAACTCATGGAAATGGGTTCGGGCTCTTTGACTGAGTCGGGCGGTTCTCCCACCAACTCTTCCGCCGAGTCACTCAACGGCTTGAAGTTCGGTAAAAAGATCTACTTTGAGGATACAGCCGCTGTCGCCGCCGCCGCTGGTGGTAAAAGTGTTGGTGGTGGTGCAAACATAGGGACTCCATCCAAGTCCGGTCCAGCATCTTCAAGCTTAGCCGGGTCGTGTAGGAAAGCCAGGGTTGATGGAATGGCGCAAGGGGTTCTGCCTTCTAGGTGTCAAGTAGAAGGGTGTAAAGTGGATCTGAGTGATGCTAAGGCTTACTATTCAAGGCATAAGGTTTGTTGTATGCACTCTAAGTCATCTAAAGTCATTGTTGCTGGTCTCGAGCAAAGATTTTGTCAGCAGTGTAGCAGGTCAGCCCCCCAAATACCTCCAAGCTTGCTCTCTTGTTTGATGTTTCTCCTTTTATTTCCTAACTTCTAGTCTTGCTTCGGTTTGTTCGGTCTTTTCCCCTCTCAAGTAGTTTATTAAGGAACTTATTaagtagtttttttaaaaaaaaaaaaagaaaattaatgttCTGTACCTTTGATTGATGGTTTTGAGCTGTATTCGgtttaaattttgattcaaattttctTCCTTTAATTGTATCGGGCTTGATGGCTTTCTGTGTGATGTTGGGAAGTTTGTTACGCTCTGATATTTATTAGTTTTGAGTTTCTCTGTTTAGTGGGAAGAGATATGTTGGCTTGAGTTATGAACCTATTTTTGTGGTTCTGGATTGGGATTGCGTTTTTCGATTTATTCTGTTAGTTCAGTGCTTGTTTGGGCTTAATTGACCTCTGTTTAAGTTACTTTAGACTTAACTACTCtaaatatttttgtttctttgttttaatttcataaaaactgAGGGGGCAGGATTGTGGTTTCTAAGTGCCTTTTTTCATTTTTGGTTCTGTGTGACTGGATTTATGGGATGGATTCCATTCTAGTAACGTTATGGAATTTATTGGTTGTGTTTCCTTGCTTGGTTGCTTAGCTATTAATTGGTGCCAtaaaatttttatgctttttatttGTCTTCGCTTACATGATTTTGTCACGATGGTAAGATCCTTAGTTTACTAGTTTCATAGAAGCTAGCTAATGTTGCTTATACTCTCTCCAAAGAGAATACAAATATATGGAGCATTGAGTGTAAGTTTTGGTGATTATCTTGTTTTGGCATTTATGTAGGCTGattaaaattttccataaaattcTATGATTCGTGGTTTATGGACATATTTCTGAAGCTATTTggcttattttctttttccaattctACATCCCTAAATTGTCTTTTTTATGGTTAGAGGAGCATAGTCTGTTGTATATCAATGGTATGCATACCATCGAAATGTTTCTTGTACTATTTTTATACCGCTGATACCTTGTTCCATGCCTGAGCTCTTTAGTTCCATATTAAAAATTGGGAAACTATGAGATGACTGTGGGACCTCGACTAGTTGAGCATTCTTTAATAGTCAGATAAAAGCAATGCATATCATGTAATAGCTATTTCAAttctatgaaaataaaataatttttgttatcTTTAGATGGAATCTCATGCATATAGAGAAGCCAACTGTTTAAGGATGTATTTGTGTGTGTGTTAGGATTTAAAAAATGTCAGGGGCGGTCAGGCCATTCCTAGTAAGAACACTGTATGatgttttctttgtttattttgaatGGTTAATCATACATACATTTTGCTTTTTCGAGGTAGATTGATTTTTTGATGGCTGCAAGAAGTAACAACGGACAACACTGGTGACTATGATAGCATCTCTCCTCATTTCTGAAAGTAACTAAAAAATTGACAGATTATGAATTTATGATATAGTGTGGCAACTTTCTTAATTCAGTATGTTATGTTGGAGGATTCTGAACTGTAATTATCCTTTGTTGTATGCCCATCTATGTTAATTCTTGTCGGGTTTGATTTCCTCTTTGCAATTAAATTTGGAATTTCCTTTTTGTACCAACGTTAACATCTTCTGTTGTAGTTTCTTTCCAGATTTCATCAGCTTTCTGAATTTGACAAAGGGAAACGGAGTTGTCGTAGACGGCTTGCAGGTCACAATGAGCGACGCAGGAAACCACCACCTGGATCATTATTTTCCTCTCCTTATGGCCGGCTTTCTTCCTCTATTATTGGTTAGATTGTGGTTACCgcttatttttataacttttcattgcTTAGTAATTGCAAGAAAGGAATAAATTGGTCTCTGTTCTGTTACAGAAAATGGCAGTAGAGGTGGAAGCTTTATAGTGGATTTCTCAGCATACCCAAGGCTTTCAGGAAGGGATGCATGGCCAGCAGCTCGATCGTTAGAATGCATAACTGGAAATCGAAGCACAGCCACTGGAAGCTCATTTTCACATCCACGGCAAAACAACTCCAGCAAACCTCCTCATGACCATTTCTTGCAAGGTTCACCATGTGGGACTAGTTTCTCCAGCACTGGAATTTCTCCAGGAGAATGCTTCACAGGGTCTGGTGACTCAAGCTGTGCTCTCTCTCTTCTGTCAAATCAACCGTGGGGCTCCAGGAACCAGGCTTTGAATTTTTCTGTAAATGGCGTGATAAGTACTGAAGGGTCCTCTGCGGCACAACCAACAACGCTTCATGGTGCAGTTGTGAACCCTTATTCAAATGCCTCTTTGGATTTCAATGGCAGTGACACTGTTCGCAGTTCTCACAAGATGCTGCCACACCTAGATTTGGGTCAAATCCCAGACCCTGTTAACTGTCAATTCTCTAGTGACCTTGAGTTGTCTCAACAAAGCTGGAGGTCATATATGGAACATGAGCAGTCCGGGGCAGCCTATGACGACTCCATGCAGCATATCCACTGGACGCTCTAAGTTTGTCAGTCCTAAGGCCAGTTTTCATGCCCGGTTTTTTTGGTCATGTATGGCAAATGGTGTTTCTGGGCATCTggttttatggtttttaagtCGGAGTTGGATAAACCCAAACTATCCCTCGTATCTGCTTGCTTAAGGTTTTAACATGATGGATACGAAGGTGTTCCCCTGGCCTTACTAATTAGCTGTCGAACCATATCCTTGCTTTAAATTTAGTTTAGCAAATTAGTTGGCAGTTGGCACTGACCAGAAAGAATGGTTTGAATAGTAGCTATTAAAGACTGTATCCAGTCCTAGGACCAACTATTTATGCCATCATTTGTTAACAAGAGTACGCATGTGGGGTTGCCATCACAATCATCTctcaattaaaaaaagaaaaaatcttttaatgatatatatttcTACCACCATTGGCATATGCCAAGCAGCACCAGCTAAGCAACTTTATGAACCTAAAAAACTGGCCCCCAAAAGCTGAAACTTGTATGAATGGTAGGCTTGAATACTAGTATGAAACAGATAATTGTATTCCTAATCATTGTCGGATAAGGTGTCAAAACCCCACgaacttattttcttttctttttattttttaaataaaggaaCATTTCATTCATAAAGAAAACTTAGAAATAGGTTCGATACGTGGTAAGTCCTGCCT from Gossypium hirsutum isolate 1008001.06 chromosome A04, Gossypium_hirsutum_v2.1, whole genome shotgun sequence includes:
- the LOC107952005 gene encoding squamosa promoter-binding-like protein 9 is translated as MEMGSGSLTESGGSPTNSSAESLNGLKFGKKIYFEDTAAVAAAAGGKSVGGGANIGTPSKSGPASSSLAGSCRKARVDGMAQGVLPSRCQVEGCKVDLSDAKAYYSRHKVCCMHSKSSKVIVAGLEQRFCQQCSRFHQLSEFDKGKRSCRRRLAGHNERRRKPPPGSLFSSPYGRLSSSIIENGSRGGSFIVDFSAYPRLSGRDAWPAARSLECITGNRSTATGSSFSHPRQNNSSKPPHDHFLQGSPCGTSFSSTGISPGECFTGSGDSSCALSLLSNQPWGSRNQALNFSVNGVISTEGSSAAQPTTLHGAVVNPYSNASLDFNGSDTVRSSHKMLPHLDLGQIPDPVNCQFSSDLELSQQSWRSYMEHEQSGAAYDDSMQHIHWTL